A genome region from Bacteroidia bacterium includes the following:
- a CDS encoding asparagine--tRNA ligase, translating to MKLLTKDTVSLSDLKHHKEKLVAVNGWVFNKRSGKENVFLLIRDGSGFAQCVINSDKVGNSQFDTAKRLGIESAIHVKATVVEDERQVGGYELQASELKVYHEAEEYPIAKKEHGPDFLLDNRHLWLRSRRQWAIMRVRNTIIFAIHRFFQKNGFVEMDAPIFTGNACEGTSTLFETDFFETPAYLSQSGQLYGEAMAFAMGKIYTFGPTFRAEKSKTRRHLSEFWMIEPEMAFYNLEMTMDLIQEFVHFLVKTVLEECRFELEQLERDTAPLEKVLQDFPRISYDDAVKIIKGEKDVEGRNAIQLLKGDLESVKIKIGELREDIAEREASLKKGGMKKGAIAFNEQKIVTLKLEVKELEERERNIPQWLQSASDFVYGGDFGGSDETVLTRLFDTPVMVYNWPKAVKAFYMKGSDENPALVKGVDVLAPEGYGEIIGGGERETDKDILIEAINHHALPMSAFEWYLDLRRYGSVPHAGFGLGLERMVSWICKLTHLRESIPFPRMMGRLMP from the coding sequence ATGAAGCTATTGACCAAAGACACTGTCAGCCTTTCAGATTTGAAGCATCATAAAGAAAAATTGGTCGCTGTCAATGGCTGGGTTTTCAATAAACGTAGCGGCAAAGAGAATGTTTTTTTACTAATCCGTGATGGAAGTGGATTTGCGCAATGTGTAATTAATTCTGACAAAGTTGGCAATTCTCAATTTGATACGGCAAAAAGACTTGGGATTGAAAGCGCCATCCATGTGAAAGCAACAGTCGTGGAAGACGAACGCCAGGTTGGTGGATATGAATTGCAGGCTTCGGAACTCAAAGTTTATCATGAAGCTGAAGAGTATCCCATTGCCAAAAAAGAACATGGCCCTGATTTCCTGCTGGACAACCGGCACCTTTGGCTTCGAAGCAGACGGCAATGGGCCATTATGCGGGTTCGCAACACGATTATCTTTGCTATTCACCGGTTTTTTCAGAAAAACGGTTTTGTTGAAATGGATGCGCCCATTTTTACCGGCAATGCCTGTGAAGGCACCAGCACCTTGTTTGAAACTGATTTCTTCGAGACACCGGCTTATCTCTCACAATCCGGGCAGCTCTACGGAGAGGCGATGGCTTTTGCGATGGGCAAGATCTACACTTTCGGGCCTACCTTCAGGGCTGAGAAAAGCAAGACGCGCAGGCATCTTTCAGAGTTCTGGATGATAGAGCCGGAAATGGCCTTCTACAATCTTGAAATGACAATGGACCTCATCCAGGAATTCGTGCATTTCCTTGTGAAAACAGTGCTGGAAGAATGCCGGTTTGAGCTGGAACAACTGGAAAGAGATACGGCTCCCCTTGAGAAGGTGCTACAGGATTTTCCGCGCATCAGCTATGATGATGCTGTGAAGATCATCAAAGGCGAAAAAGATGTGGAAGGCAGAAATGCCATTCAATTGCTGAAGGGAGACCTGGAATCAGTAAAAATCAAGATCGGGGAATTAAGAGAAGACATTGCTGAACGGGAAGCCAGCCTCAAAAAGGGTGGAATGAAGAAGGGCGCCATTGCATTTAACGAGCAGAAAATAGTGACGCTGAAGCTTGAGGTCAAAGAGCTGGAAGAGCGGGAGCGCAACATTCCGCAGTGGCTCCAATCGGCCAGCGACTTCGTGTATGGAGGTGATTTTGGCGGCAGCGATGAAACTGTCCTGACGCGGCTTTTTGATACCCCGGTGATGGTATACAACTGGCCCAAAGCGGTCAAAGCCTTTTATATGAAAGGTAGTGATGAAAATCCGGCACTGGTAAAAGGTGTGGACGTGTTGGCTCCGGAAGGCTATGGAGAAATAATTGGCGGTGGAGAGCGCGAAACAGATAAGGATATACTAATCGAAGCCATCAACCATCATGCGCTGCCAATGTCAGCATTTGAATGGTACCTCGACCTCCGTAGATATGGTTCTGTTCCTCATGCCGGTTTCGGGCTGGGGCTGGAACGCATGGTAAGCTGGATCTGCAAGCTGACGCATTTGCGTGAAAGCATCCCGTTCCCTCGGATGATGGGCCGCTTAATGCCCTGA
- a CDS encoding bifunctional oligoribonuclease/PAP phosphatase NrnA yields the protein MELQNEQTEEVKHLLKNAKRIFITSHANPDGDALGSSLALYHCFRKLGKEVMVASPNEWGDYLNWLPGCTEIRNYEKQKAEVVDFLKETEVIFCLDFNNLSRINEIGHHVRISKAKKILIDHHLEPQHFEDYAFWDPKASSTAELVYEFITAIEGPEAIDVTPGTCIYTGIMTDTGSFKFPTTTAKVHHIIARLIDLGVNNSEIHQRIYDTYSLNRLRLLGTALKDRMVVLPEYRTAYITIDQMDYETYDLKTGDTEGLVNFPLMLQDVVFSVLLKDKGDIIKMSFRSKGDFPADEIARKYFGGGGHRNAAGGRLHETLDKTVDKLVSLLPQYKTRLLQEVL from the coding sequence ATGGAATTACAAAACGAGCAGACAGAAGAGGTTAAACACCTGCTGAAAAACGCAAAGCGGATATTCATTACATCGCACGCCAATCCTGATGGCGATGCTCTCGGGTCATCCCTCGCGCTCTATCATTGTTTCAGAAAATTAGGCAAGGAGGTAATGGTCGCTTCTCCAAATGAGTGGGGTGATTATCTGAACTGGCTTCCGGGATGCACAGAAATTCGTAATTACGAAAAACAGAAAGCAGAGGTTGTGGATTTCCTCAAGGAGACGGAAGTGATCTTCTGCCTGGATTTTAACAACCTGTCAAGGATCAATGAGATCGGCCATCACGTTCGCATTTCAAAAGCAAAGAAAATTCTGATTGACCACCACCTTGAACCGCAGCACTTTGAGGATTATGCTTTTTGGGATCCAAAGGCAAGCTCTACTGCCGAACTGGTGTATGAATTTATCACCGCCATTGAAGGCCCGGAGGCTATTGATGTGACACCCGGCACCTGCATTTATACCGGAATAATGACCGATACAGGCTCATTCAAATTTCCAACAACCACGGCTAAGGTTCACCATATTATAGCGCGATTGATTGACCTGGGGGTTAATAATTCAGAGATTCACCAACGCATTTATGACACCTACTCGCTGAACCGGCTGCGGCTGCTTGGCACCGCGCTAAAGGACCGGATGGTGGTGCTGCCGGAATACCGCACTGCCTACATTACGATTGATCAGATGGACTATGAGACTTACGACCTGAAAACCGGAGATACCGAGGGACTGGTCAATTTTCCGCTCATGCTGCAGGATGTGGTCTTCTCAGTTTTATTGAAAGACAAAGGCGATATTATCAAGATGTCGTTCCGGAGCAAAGGCGATTTTCCGGCTGATGAAATAGCAAGGAAATACTTTGGGGGCGGGGGCCATCGAAATGCCGCTGGGGGCCGCCTGCACGAGACGTTGGACAAGACCGTTGACAAGCTCGTTTCCCTGCTTCCGCAATACAAAACCCGCTTGTTGCAGGAAGTCCTTTAA
- the rpoN gene encoding RNA polymerase factor sigma-54, which yields MLKQGLNQKLMQKLSPQQIQFIQLLQLTTAELEKRVDEELTQNPALEMEKEGKDDSGDNDGEPRDESAEREERAEKSDQEDEYEVTQEEFETMDDSAEIDISDYVSDDDDYSYNYTPRDPNEEDREIPVANYRTIYDNLYEQLGSLNLEDRKRELAMHLVGMLDEDGYLRRPLRNIVYDLAFMSDLQTNEEELEEILKRLQNFEPYGMGARSLQECLLIQLRHKDQSNENVHLAIRVIEDHMDALAKKHYQKLMKSLKIDRDKLREVVDIITHLNPKPGEGQINIKGQYNNPDFMVTEVDDELRVTLNSKNAPEMRVNRQYQETLLGYQKSNKEEKEKNVKLKKQVQFIKQRLDNAKWFIEAIKQRQNTLLMTMRTIVALQRDFFLSGDIMKLNPMILKDVADRIDMDISTVSRVVNSKYVQTDFGLYSLKEFFSEGIQTDEGIEVSNKEVKEVLQRFIEAEDKNRPLTDEKLTNMLNDKGYNIARRTVAKYREQLNIPVARLRKEL from the coding sequence ATGCTTAAACAAGGGCTCAATCAAAAATTAATGCAGAAGCTGTCTCCGCAGCAGATTCAGTTTATTCAGTTATTACAACTGACTACTGCTGAACTCGAGAAGCGTGTGGATGAAGAGCTGACTCAAAATCCGGCCCTGGAAATGGAAAAGGAGGGGAAGGATGATTCCGGAGACAACGATGGCGAGCCTAGAGATGAAAGCGCAGAACGTGAGGAAAGGGCTGAGAAATCAGATCAGGAGGATGAATATGAGGTGACCCAGGAGGAATTTGAAACGATGGATGACAGTGCAGAAATTGATATCTCCGATTACGTCTCGGATGATGATGACTACAGCTACAATTATACACCCCGCGATCCTAATGAAGAGGACCGTGAGATTCCGGTGGCCAACTATCGCACGATCTACGATAACCTGTATGAGCAATTGGGCTCTCTGAATTTGGAAGACCGGAAGCGGGAGTTGGCAATGCATCTGGTAGGAATGCTCGATGAAGATGGATACCTGCGCAGGCCGCTGAGGAATATCGTTTATGATCTGGCATTCATGAGTGATTTGCAAACGAATGAAGAGGAACTGGAGGAAATTCTGAAGCGCCTTCAGAATTTTGAACCTTATGGCATGGGTGCCAGAAGCCTTCAGGAATGCCTGTTGATCCAGCTCCGGCACAAGGATCAGAGCAATGAGAATGTACACCTCGCCATTCGGGTGATAGAAGACCACATGGATGCGCTGGCGAAGAAGCATTACCAGAAACTAATGAAGTCTCTGAAAATAGACCGGGATAAACTGCGTGAGGTCGTGGATATTATTACGCATCTTAATCCCAAACCTGGAGAAGGCCAGATCAATATAAAGGGACAGTACAACAATCCTGATTTCATGGTGACCGAGGTGGACGATGAACTGAGGGTTACACTTAATTCCAAGAATGCCCCTGAGATGCGCGTAAACCGCCAATACCAGGAAACGCTGCTGGGATACCAGAAAAGCAATAAAGAAGAGAAGGAGAAAAACGTAAAGCTGAAGAAACAGGTGCAGTTTATTAAGCAGAGGCTTGATAACGCCAAGTGGTTTATTGAAGCCATAAAACAACGGCAGAATACACTGCTCATGACCATGCGCACCATTGTGGCACTTCAGCGGGATTTCTTCCTCAGTGGCGATATTATGAAGCTGAACCCGATGATCCTGAAGGATGTTGCTGATCGTATTGACATGGACATATCAACTGTATCACGTGTGGTGAACAGCAAATATGTTCAGACGGATTTTGGACTATACTCGCTCAAAGAGTTCTTCTCAGAGGGAATTCAAACTGATGAGGGAATCGAAGTTTCCAACAAGGAGGTGAAAGAGGTGCTCCAGCGGTTTATTGAAGCTGAAGACAAGAACCGGCCACTGACGGATGAGAAGCTGACAAATATGCTCAATGACAAGGGATATAACATCGCCCGGAGGACTGTTGCCAAATACCGTGAGCAACTCAACATTCCGGTGGCGCGTCTCCGGAAGGAATTGTAG
- a CDS encoding cytochrome c peroxidase: protein MKHITLIFFLGIFLTIGGCKKDPEITEEKTGEEPVLTKYELQIPTKYQRGYPIPNLPDDNPLTVEGISLGRMLFYDPILSDDSSQSCATCHKIENGFSDPDRVSTGINGNEGRRNAMAIINLAWGERFFWDGRVGSLEEQALNPVPDPIEMHQEWIYVLDKLQWHTVYPEKFEEVFGVNIIAPSHVVKAIAQFERSLISFNSRADRGQLNAQEKRGDSIFNSEKGDCFHCHIPPMLFTDNSFKNNGLDARYDGDKGLFEVTGNQRDIGKFKVPTLRNIELTAPYMHDGRFKTLEEVVDFYSEGLAFHPNTDPLMKKVLQGGLRLTDQEKEDLVAFLKTLTDTSFINNPDFKDPFK, encoded by the coding sequence ATGAAGCACATAACCCTCATATTTTTTCTAGGCATATTCCTCACGATTGGGGGATGCAAAAAGGACCCTGAAATAACGGAAGAAAAGACCGGGGAAGAGCCAGTGCTTACGAAGTATGAGCTTCAGATACCGACCAAATACCAGCGGGGCTACCCCATTCCCAATTTGCCTGATGATAATCCTTTAACTGTTGAGGGCATTTCGCTGGGTCGTATGCTTTTCTATGATCCCATTCTTTCTGATGATAGCTCGCAAAGTTGTGCTACCTGCCATAAGATCGAAAATGGATTTTCAGATCCTGACCGTGTAAGTACAGGCATCAATGGAAATGAGGGCAGGCGCAATGCTATGGCAATAATTAACCTGGCATGGGGGGAACGGTTTTTTTGGGACGGGCGCGTGGGCAGCCTGGAAGAGCAAGCTTTGAACCCCGTGCCAGATCCAATTGAAATGCACCAGGAATGGATCTATGTTCTTGACAAGCTGCAATGGCATACTGTATATCCGGAAAAGTTTGAAGAGGTTTTTGGGGTGAATATCATTGCACCTAGCCATGTCGTAAAAGCCATTGCCCAATTTGAGCGGTCACTTATTTCTTTTAATTCCAGGGCAGACAGAGGTCAGCTTAACGCACAGGAAAAAAGGGGGGATTCAATTTTTAATTCGGAAAAAGGAGATTGCTTCCACTGCCACATACCCCCAATGCTTTTTACTGATAACAGCTTTAAAAATAATGGGCTGGATGCCAGGTATGATGGTGATAAGGGGTTATTTGAAGTTACAGGCAATCAGCGCGACATAGGAAAATTCAAAGTGCCTACATTAAGGAATATTGAACTTACCGCGCCTTATATGCATGATGGACGGTTCAAAACGCTGGAGGAAGTGGTGGATTTTTACAGTGAAGGCCTGGCTTTTCATCCTAATACAGATCCACTAATGAAGAAAGTTTTGCAGGGTGGCCTGCGTCTGACTGATCAGGAGAAAGAGGATCTTGTGGCATTTCTTAAAACATTAACCGATACTTCTTTTATTAACAATCCGGATTTTAAAGATCCATTTAAATAA
- a CDS encoding MbnP family protein, translated as MKISFSIFPKVLFFLLLAGSISSCSKDGCTDPNALNYDSEAKNDDGTCTYENAEEQTSVKVTLHHRVDGETLEFNTINYSNDAGNDYSVVRLHYYISDITLVNSDGDNHIVDVIHYVDATQSATLEMMLDSLPKGSYTAVSFRFGISPEKNHVDSGYLPGTPEHVGMFWPEQMGGGYHFMKLEGRYEKSNDSLENYNTHLGGLVMMGDDYSSSFVTEVFNLDEPIVITEEDSIIELPIVMNINNWYSNPNNYDMNDYDDGIMNKPAVQTMLKENGAENVFSVER; from the coding sequence ATGAAAATTTCATTCTCAATTTTTCCAAAAGTATTATTCTTTCTGCTTCTCGCGGGAAGTATTTCGTCTTGTTCAAAGGACGGGTGTACGGATCCCAATGCGCTGAATTATGACAGCGAGGCAAAGAATGATGACGGCACATGCACCTATGAAAATGCAGAGGAGCAAACCAGTGTAAAGGTGACCTTACACCACCGGGTAGATGGAGAAACCCTGGAATTTAATACGATAAATTATTCAAATGATGCCGGCAACGACTACAGTGTGGTGAGGCTGCATTATTATATTTCAGACATTACGCTGGTAAATTCCGATGGAGATAATCATATCGTTGATGTGATACATTATGTAGATGCAACACAAAGTGCTACGTTGGAGATGATGCTAGACAGCCTTCCCAAAGGAAGCTATACGGCCGTCAGCTTTCGTTTTGGGATCTCTCCGGAAAAGAATCATGTTGATTCCGGATACCTGCCCGGCACGCCTGAACATGTAGGAATGTTTTGGCCGGAACAAATGGGCGGTGGCTACCACTTTATGAAGCTGGAAGGTCGCTATGAAAAAAGCAATGACAGCCTGGAAAACTACAATACCCACCTGGGAGGCCTTGTAATGATGGGTGATGATTACTCCTCAAGTTTTGTTACAGAGGTATTTAATTTGGATGAGCCAATCGTAATTACAGAAGAAGACAGTATTATAGAATTACCCATTGTGATGAATATCAATAATTGGTATTCCAATCCTAATAATTATGACATGAATGACTATGACGATGGTATAATGAATAAACCGGCTGTGCAAACCATGCTGAAGGAAAATGGCGCGGAGAATGTCTTTTCAGTAGAGAGGTAA